Part of the Natrialbaceae archaeon AArc-T1-2 genome, GCACGCCACTCGCCGTCGGTCGCCTCGCCGTAGACGGGCTCGCCGCAGGTCGCGAGCCGCTTCTCGCCGTCGATCTCGCGTCGCTGTACGCCCGTGGGAAGCGCTGTCTCACTCATCGTCGTCCTCGTCGTCTGCACGCGCCTGGATCGTCTCGATGCGCTCGGCGAGTTCGGCCTCGAGCTCGGGGCGATAGTCCCCCGAGTAGTGGTCGATCCGGGCGGCGATGGCGAGCTTGCCGGCCAGTGCCCGGGCCGCCGAGCCGCGGTCTTCGGGTCGGGTGCCCCGGACCGCCTCGTGGGTGTAGATGATCCCGTGTTTCGGCGACGGGGCGTGACCCCGCAGGTGGGCAAAGAGGGCGTCCTCGGCCCCGAGCACCTGGATCGTGCCGCTTGGCTGTTTCGCCAGCTCCTCGAGCCCGCCGGCGAGCGAGATCAGCCGCGCAGCGAGGGGAGAGCCGGCGAGGGCGGCGAGGTTGGGCGCGATCGAGGGCGTCTTGCGCTCGACGAACTCCCGGAGCTCGTCGGCCTCGTCAGCGAGGGACGCGACGCGACTCGCAAGTGAGACCAGCCGCGTCTCGTCCGGCTCGGGCTCGCGGGCGGCGAGCTCGCGGGCGTACTCGAGGCCGGGTTCGGCCTCGTCGTCGACCGTGCCGGCCCACTCCGCGAGGCGTTCGGCGAGTTCGTTCGCCGTGCGTCGACAGTCGTCCATCGCCCGGACGGCGTGGACGAGCTGGCGGTCGTCCGCCCGCTCGCGTTCCCGGACCGCCTCCCGCGTCGCGGCCGTCGTTGCCTCGTGTACGGCGTCGTAGTAGTCGTCGGCGTCGTCCGCGAAGCCGGCCTCGACGGCGAGTCGGGGCCACTCCCGGGGCTCCTCGGCGCTGCCCTCGCGGACGGCCGCCGTCGCCGCGGTCTCGTCCCCGCGGGAGAGCTCCGCGAACCATCCGTCGCTGTCAGTCATGTATCCCGGTTTCGTGCCGGAGCGATTAAACGCCCCGCTCCGTGGCGGGCACGCGTCGCCCTCGCCGACGAGCCGTGACCGCCACAGTCACTCCTCCTCGAGTTGGTCGCCGCCGAACTCGTGGTCGCTCTGGATGCGGGAGGCCTGGGGGCCGTCCTGGTCCTGGTACTTCGAGCCGCGGTCGCTGCCGTAGGGCCGGTCCGCCTCGGTCGTGAGTTCGGTAAACGTCAACTGTGAGATGCGCATCCCCGGCGTCAGCGCGACGGGTGCGGTGCCGAGATTCGAGAGCTCGAGGGTGATCTGGCCTCTGTACCCGGGATCGCACAGCCCGGCTGTGGCATGGACTACCACGGCAAGCCGTCCCAGCGACGACCGTCCCTCCACGTGAGCGATCAGGTCCGGCGGGATCTCGACCCGTTCGTGGGTCGTTCCGAGTACGAAGTCGCCCGGATGCAGAATGAAGTCGTCGCCCTCCTCGACGACGGTTTCGGTGACGTACTCGTCGACTTCCCGTTCGCTGTCGGGGTGGATACAGGGGATGTTCGTCCGCTGGAACTCGAGAAACTCCCGGCCGAGTCGCAGGTCGACACTCGCCGGCTGGATCTGGAGTGCGAGGTCGTCGATCGGCTCGATGACGAGGTCGCCCTCCTCGAGCCGTCGCAGGATGTCCGCGTCGGAGAGGATCATGGGGGAGACTCGAGTGTGGGGGAGGTAAATCTCTTCGAAATTGCGGCTTACTCGAGCGCGTCGTCGATCGCGCCAGAGATTTCCGTGACGACGTCGTCGACCGTCGGCTGCTCCGGGATGTCGACGATTCCGCCGTCGACGACGATCGCCGGGGTTCCCCCGACGCCTGCCGTCTCGCCACGGCCTCTGTCGTCTTCGAGAACCGCGTCGTACGTGCCGGCCTCGGCGTCGGCGCTCGTCCGCTCGCCGTCGTAGCCGAACTCGTCGGCGATCGACGCGAGCACGTCGTAGGAGTAGTCGTCCTGGGACTGGAAGACGGTCGGAACGAACGACCAGAACGCGTCGTCGCCCTCGCGGTCCTGGACCGAGCGGGCGGCGTTGGCGACGGCCCACGACCAGGTGTCGTCGACCGGAATCGGGAAGTCGCGGTGTTCGTACCGGACCAGCTCCGGGTCGACGTACTCGGCGGTGAGTTCGGGGGCGACTTCGAGTTCGAACCACCGACAGCCCGGACACGCGAAGTCGGCGTACACTTCGACGGTGACGTCGGCGTCGGGGTCGCCGGCGACGGGCGCGGGAAGCGAGTCGACCGGCTCGCCGGCCGCCTCCGGTCTGTCGTCGCCGAGACAGCCGGCGACGCCGACGACAGCGCCGGCACCCGCTGCTTGCAAGAGCGTACGTCGGGAGACGTTCATGTCCGATTGCTATCGACCCCGGAAGTAAATACGTAGCGACCCAGCCTGCTCGCCCGAGCAACATCGCCGTCGCTTTAGCCCTCGCCCCCGACCGGCTCCGTATGAAACAGGCCATCGTCGCACGCACCGACGTCGGAATGGGAGAGGGAAAGCTCGCCGCCCAGGTGGCACACGCCTCGCTGTCTGCCTACGAGACGGCCGACGACCGCGCCCGGAGACGGTGGAAAGACGGCGGCCAGAAGAAGATCGTCCTGAAGGCGACGAGCGAGCGTGACCTCCACGAACTCTCGGAGCTGGCCGACCGCGAGGGGATTCCCAACGCCCTCGTCCGCGACGCCGGTCACACCCAGCTCGAGCCCGGCACCGTCACCGCGCTGGCGGTCGGGCCGGCCGACGAGCAGGCGGTCGATCGGGTGACCGGCGACCTCTCGTTGCTCTGATCACCCGTCGTGCCGGCGCGACCACGCCGGATTCCGACCCTCGAGAAACGCCGTCATCCCCTCCTGACCCGCCTCCGACTGCAGCGTCGTCGCGACGGTCTCCAGACAGTCCGCGAAGATCGGCTCGAGCAGCTCGTCTTCCATCCGGTTCCAGACGCCCTTGATCGCGGCGACCGACTCGGGCGAGGCGGCGGTCGTCGCCAGGGCGAGTTCGCGTGCCACGTCCTCGATCTGGCCCTCGTCGACGACGTAGTTCACGAGTCCGCGTTCCTCGGCTTCGGTACCCGAGAGTCGGTCGCCGGTGAACGCAAGCTCCATGAAGTCTTTCTTTCCGATCGCCGGCAGGCCGTAGGCCGGCGCGATCGGCGGAATCGCCCCGATGAGCGCCTCCGGAAGGCCGAGTTCGCTGTCTGGCGTCGCGACCGCTACGTCACAGACGACGATCAGCTCACAGCCTCCGCCCGTGGCGATCCCGTCGACGACGCCGATGGTCGGCTTCGAGTGCGTGCGAAGCTCCTCGACCGTCGGCCCGAGCACCTCCTGGAAGAACGCGGTCGCCTCGTCGTCGTCCGCCCAGCCGGCCATCTCGGCGATGTCGTCGCCTGCGGAGAACGCTCGACCGCTGCCCCGCAGGATCGTCGCCCGGACCGCCTCGTCTGCGTCGGCTCGCTCGAGCGCGCGGCGAAGGCCGAGCCAGCTCTCGCGATCGAGGGCGTTGAGCACGTCCGGGCGATCGAGGGTGACGACGGCCAGACACTCCCGACGTTCGTAGCGGACGGTCCCGAACGTCGTCGCCTCGTAGTCCCACTGATGAAAACCCTCACCGGCGTCGAGTCCGGTCGTCCCCTCGGCGACCATCGACGCGAGCAGCGGCGCTGGCTCTCTGTCTCCCGCTGCGAGCACCTCGCATACGCGGTCGAGCCCGTACTCGTCGGCGATCTCGAGGAGCCCTCGCGGCCAGCCCGCGCTCCGCACGGCGTCGTCGACGGCGTCTTCGGTGACGACGTCGGCTTCGAGCAGCCGTGTCGCCGCGTCGATCGCCGGTGCGAGGACGGCGAGCGGATCGACCTCGTACCGACGTTCACGCGGGATAGCGACCCGGTCGTCGCCGTCGTAGGTGTGAAACCCCTCGCCCGCGGTCACGCCATGGCGTCCCTCCTCGAGCAGCTCCTGCAGGATCGA contains:
- a CDS encoding NOP5/NOP56 family protein, whose protein sequence is MTDSDGWFAELSRGDETAATAAVREGSAEEPREWPRLAVEAGFADDADDYYDAVHEATTAATREAVRERERADDRQLVHAVRAMDDCRRTANELAERLAEWAGTVDDEAEPGLEYARELAAREPEPDETRLVSLASRVASLADEADELREFVERKTPSIAPNLAALAGSPLAARLISLAGGLEELAKQPSGTIQVLGAEDALFAHLRGHAPSPKHGIIYTHEAVRGTRPEDRGSAARALAGKLAIAARIDHYSGDYRPELEAELAERIETIQARADDEDDDE
- a CDS encoding enoyl-CoA hydratase-related protein, with product MHTTNSSDVDAVAIVGVDAGGADLAEDLATAGYEIYVTTPGTDEPDATATALEAAVRAGDVVVETAAAREREPDVLARIDSLASPETILAVAPDETIDEGVPAAHRLERVVELRLTRPLVDADLVEIGRSERTADETVATMEALFADAAIPTVTVDRPLRASVLERLLLPVWLEAARQVETGTEPAAIDAAIRRLGIPAGPCERLDAAGIDAVVERVETLRDRGLELSIPSILQELLEEGRHGVTAGEGFHTYDGDDRVAIPRERRYEVDPLAVLAPAIDAATRLLEADVVTEDAVDDAVRSAGWPRGLLEIADEYGLDRVCEVLAAGDREPAPLLASMVAEGTTGLDAGEGFHQWDYEATTFGTVRYERRECLAVVTLDRPDVLNALDRESWLGLRRALERADADEAVRATILRGSGRAFSAGDDIAEMAGWADDDEATAFFQEVLGPTVEELRTHSKPTIGVVDGIATGGGCELIVVCDVAVATPDSELGLPEALIGAIPPIAPAYGLPAIGKKDFMELAFTGDRLSGTEAEERGLVNYVVDEGQIEDVARELALATTAASPESVAAIKGVWNRMEDELLEPIFADCLETVATTLQSEAGQEGMTAFLEGRNPAWSRRHDG
- a CDS encoding thioredoxin domain-containing protein, giving the protein MNVSRRTLLQAAGAGAVVGVAGCLGDDRPEAAGEPVDSLPAPVAGDPDADVTVEVYADFACPGCRWFELEVAPELTAEYVDPELVRYEHRDFPIPVDDTWSWAVANAARSVQDREGDDAFWSFVPTVFQSQDDYSYDVLASIADEFGYDGERTSADAEAGTYDAVLEDDRGRGETAGVGGTPAIVVDGGIVDIPEQPTVDDVVTEISGAIDDALE
- the dcd gene encoding dCTP deaminase, translated to MILSDADILRRLEEGDLVIEPIDDLALQIQPASVDLRLGREFLEFQRTNIPCIHPDSEREVDEYVTETVVEEGDDFILHPGDFVLGTTHERVEIPPDLIAHVEGRSSLGRLAVVVHATAGLCDPGYRGQITLELSNLGTAPVALTPGMRISQLTFTELTTEADRPYGSDRGSKYQDQDGPQASRIQSDHEFGGDQLEEE
- the pth2 gene encoding peptidyl-tRNA hydrolase Pth2 gives rise to the protein MKQAIVARTDVGMGEGKLAAQVAHASLSAYETADDRARRRWKDGGQKKIVLKATSERDLHELSELADREGIPNALVRDAGHTQLEPGTVTALAVGPADEQAVDRVTGDLSLL